The Spea bombifrons isolate aSpeBom1 chromosome 4, aSpeBom1.2.pri, whole genome shotgun sequence genome segment ATATAAAACTTTACTGAACAGATCATTACTGCCATTTGTTAGGATCCCAGCTAGCGGCATGCAAAGCCCACGATCCAAATGGTCACCCATTGATCAGTTCCATCCTCTCCTAAAGTAAAGTACCAGCAGCATCTTCTCACTGACCTGTTATAATCTAAACACTCATTCAGGGCCAGAATTAACATGTGCAAACCCCATCGCCCAACTGCTTCCTGTTATCATGTTATTGCTCTAATatcgctatggaatctgctggtgttttttttgtaccacCGGGTTCCTGTGCACATCAGTATAGATTGCTgggacgtactaaacagcatattggggatgatgggatgatgggatgattggctgcaatattcagcactatcaataggtgtcagtatactttttacactcatggtaaatcacagtatgttctttttggtagttcttgatactaagttgcaacgaatacattgcaaaaagaagctgcaaatgtttaactatttatttgctgaaatatatacagttttataacggaatcatggtaaattctatagaaataatagaaacattttaagtaatcaacatattgatataatatggtacatgtatgtgcaaacactatattttacctgttttgattggcacaatatgggaatatatattattattatttttatacggggattatgggtggaatattatagttacacatgccaaggaacatatttgacccatttctgataagaatatgggtataattatttttttacatggggattatgggtggaatattatagttacacatgctaaggaacatatttgacccatttttgataagaatatgggagtattattatttttatatggggattatgggttgaatattatagtttcacattccaaggaacacatttgacccatttctgataagaatatgggaatattattattatttttgcatggggattatgggttgaatatcatggttacagatgccaaggaacaaatttgacctttttctgacagggatatgggagtattattatttttacatggggattatgggtggaatattagagttacacatgctaaggaacatatttgatccgtttcggataagaatatcggtataattatttttttacatggggaatatgggtggaatattatagttacaaatgctaagtaacatatttgacccatttctgataagaatatgggtatcattattttttttacatggggattatgggtggaatattatagttacacatgccaaggaacaaatttgacctttttctgaaaggaatatgggagtattattatttttatatggggattatgggtggaatattatagttacacatgctaaggaacatatttgacccatttctgataagaatatgggtataattatttttttacatggggataatgtgtggaatattatagttacacatgctaaggaacacatttgacctgtttttgataagaatatggctataaatatttttttacatgggaatatgggtggaatattatagttacacatgctaaggaacatatttaacctgtttttgataagaatatggctataaatatttttttacatggggaatatgggtggaatattatagttacacatgctaaggaacatatttgacccatttctgataagaatatgggagtattattatttttacatggggattatgggttgaatatcataaatacagatgccaaggaacaaatttgacctttttctgacaggaatatgggagtatttttatttttacatggggattatgggtggaatattatagttacacatgctaaggaacatatttgacccgtttctgataagaatatgggtataattatttttttacatggggattatgggtggaatattatagttacacatgctaaggaacacatttgacctgttttttataagaataaggctataaatattttttacatggggaatatgggtggaatattatagttacacatgccaaggaacatatttaacctgtttttgataagaatatggctataaatatttttttacatggggaatatgggttaaatattatagttacacatgctaaggaacatatttgacccatttctgataagaatatgggagtattattatttttacatggggattatgggttgaatatcataaatacagatgccaaggaacaaatttgacctttttctgacaggaatatgggagtatttttatttttacatggggattatgggtggaatattatagttacacatgctaaggaacatatttgacccatttctgataagaatatgggtataattatttttttacattgggattatgggtgaaatattatagttacacatggtaaggaacatatttgacccgtttcggataagaatatgggtataataatttttttacatggggattatgggtggaatattatagttacaaatgctaagtaacatattcgtcccatttctgacaagaatatgggtataattatttttttacggggggattatgggtggaatattatagttacacaagccaaggaacacatttgacctttttccgATAGGAATATAGGAgtgttatttttacatggggaatatgggtggaatattatagttacacatgctaaggaacatatttcacccatttctgataagaatatgggtatactcatttttttacatggggattatgggtggaatattatagttacacatgctaactaaCACAttttactagggctgcaactaacgattattttaataatcgattaatcggccgattattttttcgattaatcggataaaaaaaaacaatatgcaaatttttcgtttatttaaaagaatttaatgaactggatgttaaaaaacaacttaaaatttacattaacattcttattttgttatgatgtaataaaaaacaatattttcaaagtacaagaacccaaacacaatatttatgaaacaaaataaccccaaacattctgaaaagaggtggactattactgttcaagaaactttgccccagcactttgcactttgcacccagcactttgcacccagcactttgcacccagccctggcactttgcacccagcactttgcacccagcactttgccccagccctggcactttgcatccagcactttgcacccagcattcagcactttgcaccagcactttgcactagcactttgcactttgcacccagccctggcactttgcacccagccctggcactttgcacccagccctggcactttgcacccagcactggcactttgcacccagcactttgcactgtgcccctgcacccagtctctaactctgccctgcacccagccctgcccccacattctgccctgcccccacactcacactctgccctgcacccactctgccctgcacccacactcacaccctgccctgcatccccacccccactctgccctgcacccagtctcccactctgctctgcacccacactcacaccctgcatccccacccccactctgccctgcacccagtctcctgccctgcaccccccacccccactctgccctgcacccccacccccactctgccctgcacccccacccccactctgccctgcacccacactcacgaaccgctctgtgcgaatggagccactcgcacagagcgaaccgctctgtgcgaatggagccactcgcacagagcgaaccgctctgtgcgaatggagccactcgcacagagcgaaccgctctgtgcgagtggagccactcgcacagagcgaaccgctctgtgcgagtggctccattcgcacagagcgattcgctctgtgcgagtggctctgtgcgatccgtgcacatagacatgaagaatacttacctccggaacgcgtcacatccgtcacgtagctaaaagaaggcggagactgcagagcgtgtagcagaagcggggaacgctcgcggaggtaagtaaaaggagccgagtgctccaacaacgaattgatcactcgattaatcgataacggaaatcgttatcgatgatttccgttatcgattattatcgattttatcgattcgttgtttcagctctacattttacccatttctgataagaatatgggtataatattttttacatggggattatgggtggaatatcatggttgcagatgccaaggaacaaatttgacccatttttgataagaatatgggcattttattatttttacatggggattatgggtggaatattatagttacacatgctaaagaGCATATTtcacctgtttctgataagaatatgggtataattattttttacgggggggattatgggtggaatattatagttacacatgctaagtaacatatttgacccatttctgataagaatatgggtataatctttttttaaatggcgattatgggtggaatattatagttaaatatgctaaggaacacatctGACCTTGTTCTCATaagaatatggggggggggtatatggggatgatgggtggaatattatggttatagatgccaaggaacatattggatctgtttctgataagaatatggcaattatttttctacatggggattatgggtgcaatatcaaggttacacatgccaaggaacataaTTGACctctttctgataagaatatgagtATACTCATTTtctatatggggattatggatggaatattatggttacacatgcctAGTAATGTATTTCACTTGTTTCTGATTAGAAAATGTGtatggtaatttttttaatagggaTTATTGATGGAATGATATGATTGCATGTAAcatatttgatctatttctgttaataaaatgtgtataaatgtttttctaaatggggattatgggtgaaatGTCATGGTTACACACCCCTAGTAACATTTGACACTTGTCTTAATAGAatgttggtatatatatatatatatatatatatatatatatatttattttttattattttttttttaaatttatctcAACGAATTTTGACCACTGAACATGAATATAAATACCTTTTACAAGGCAATTTAGCTGCTattatttagataatttaatctgtttttttactaaaattgaCGGTACCATTGACACATACTTTATTGAATTTAAATTTGAATAATtgcaaattgaaatattttgtgttttctgatGATAAAGCTTCACATTTTGAATGAACTTTTATAGGTCTTTACTAGGTATAATCTGTGCTCATTGCAACTCTTTGCTGGCCGATCAATTTTGATGATTTAgctactgggttttttttgttttttttttacgaataTTCTTATAAGGCGATTTAGCTATCactatttaaaaattaataactTCACTTTGAACAAGCGGAAACTGaaaagttttgtgttttttgatgaTTAAGCTTTAGATTTTTGatgaattagctttttttttttaattaattttgacCACTGAacacaaacataaatatttttataaggtGATTCAGTCCTTATATAGACAGTGTATTTTCTATTCACTGAAAATTTGATAGAATTTATACATGAATAATTTCACTCTAATTAATTTGAAATTGAAACTCTGTTTTTTGATGATCTCGTTTTTACTTACTAAAACTTTGGTGTCATTGACATGTAGTTTATTGAATTTAAACACGGATAATGTATTAATTGGATTAAAAACTGTTTGTAGATGGTCACCTTTTAGATTTTGAATGAATTTTTAGAAGTTCCTCATCAGGTATAATTAATGTTTATCATAGGATACTATATAGATAAACTATGAATGtcatatttatagccatattcttataaaaaaaacaggtcaaatatgttccttagcatgtgtaactataatattccacccataatccccatataaaaataataatactcccatattcttatcaaaaatgggtcaaatatgttccttagcatgtgtaactataatattccacccataatccccatgtaaaaaaataactatacccatattcttatcagaaatgggtcaaatatgttccttagcatgtgtaactataatattccacccataatccccatgtaaaaaaatatttatagccatattcttatcagaaatgggtcaaatgtgttccttagcatgtgtaactataatattccctcataatccccatgtaaaaaaatatttatagccatattcttatcagtaatgggttaaatatgttccttagcatgtgtaactataatattccacccataaaccccatgtaaaaaaaaaattatagccatattcttatcagaaatgggttaaatgtgttccttagcatgtgaaactataatattccacccataatccccatgtaaaaaaataattatacccatattcttatcagaaatgggtcaaatgtgttccttagcatgtgtaactataatattccacccatattccccatgtaaaaaaatatttatagccatattcttatcagaaatgggtcaaatatgttccttagcatgtgtaactataatattccacccatattccccatgtaaaaaaatatttatagccatattcttatcagaaatgggtcaaatatgttccttagcatgtgtaactataatattccacccatattccccatgtaaaaaaatatttatagccatattcttatcagaaatgggtcaaatatgttccttagcatgtgtaactataatattccacccataatccccatgtaaaaaaatatttatagccatattcttatcagaaatgggtcaaatgtgttccttagcatgtgaaactataatattccacccataatccccatgtaaaaataataatactcccatattcttatcagaaatgggtcaaatatgttccttagcatgtgtaactataatattccacccataatccccatgtaaaaaaatatttatagccatattcttgtcagaaacgggtcaaatatgttccttagcatgtgtaactataatattccacccataatccccatgtaaaaaaatatttatagccatattcttatcagaaatgggtcaaatgtgttccttagcatgtgtaactataatattctacccataatccccatgtaaaaaaataattatacccatattcttatcagaaatgggtcaaatatgttccttagcatgtgtaactataatattccacccataatccccatgtaaaaaaataattatacccatattgttatcagaaatgggtcaaatgtgttccttagcatgtgaaactataatattccacccatattccccatgtaaaaaaatatttatagccatattcttatcagaaatgggtcaaatatgttccttagcatgtgtaactataatattccacccataatccccatgtaaaaaaatatttatagccatattcttgtcagaaatgggtcaaatgtgttccttagcatgtgtaactataatattccacccataatccccatgtaaaaaaataattatacccatattcttatcaaaaacaggtcaaatgtgttccttagcatgtgtaactataatattccacccataatccccatgtaaaaaaataattatacccatattgttatcagaaatgggtcaaatgtgttccttagcatgtgaaactataatattccacccataatccccatataaaaataataatacacccatattcttgtcagaaatgggtcaaatatgttccttagcatgtgtaactataatattccacccatattccccatgtaaaaaactatttatagccatattcttatcagaaatgggtcaaatgtgttccttagcatgtgtaactataatattccacccataatccccatgtaaaaaaatatttatagccatattcttatcagaaatgggtcaaatatgttccttagcatgtgtaactataatattccacccataaaccccatgtaaaaaaaataattatagccatattcttatcagaaatgggttaaatgtgttccttagcatgtgtaactataatattccacccataatccccatgtaaaaaaatatttatagccatattcttatcagaaatgggtcaaatatgttccttagcatgtgtaactataatattccacccataatccccatgtaaaaataataataatatatattcccatattgtgccaatcaaaacaggtaaaatatggtgtttgcacatacatgtaccatattatatcaatatgttgattacttaaaatgtttctattatttctatagaatttaccatgattcctttataaaactgtatatatttcagcaaataaatagttaaacatttgcagcttctttttgcaatgtattcgttgcaacttagtatcaagaactaccaaaaagaacatactgtgatttaccatgagtgtaaaaagtatactgacacctattgatagtgctgaatattgcagccaatcatcccatcatcccatcatccccaatatgctgtttagaaCGTCCCTAGATTGCTGggcaagatgttttttttttttaatgaactcaCTGGCAGCTGGTTCGGTTTTTGTTTCACTGGAGCCTTGTCATTACATTCAGTGCAGATGCCTTATAAAATGATGTCGCCAATGGAGACCACAGGGGAGAGACATAGGTTGGGCTGGATGGGTGTAGTTGTAAGGTCCTGGGTCTACATCCTGATGTAGTTGCAAAGCACCGCTACACCTGAGAACACCATTGCTCAATCTTTCTTGATCttccattttttatacattaatcACTCGCTGTGTTTCCTCCTGTGTACTCTAATAGTTACTTTATATGAGACAGCTTAGCTTCGATACAGCTGCAGTGAGGTGCCGTTGATATGGGCTGTCTATTCTACATGTCTGTATGCAGTCACAGGCAGTCCCATAGACAGTCCACTAGGCTCTAGGTATGGTAACAcgggataaaaaaaagattttcttaTATAAATGTTAGAGGTACTTCtgtattaaacataattattcACTGTGGATTATTAAGTGCCATTATATTCTGCATATTTTTACGAATTTAGTGGGGTCTGGGATAACAGAAGGGCCCATCCTTTGTGTTGCTATGGAGTGGCTGTGCGTGGCATGTAACAACCTATGAGTCCATTTTCTGCCTGTCCAACTCACTGATTGTACTCGTAGTAGTTtaggtgtacatttttgttatacGAAGCCGTTGACGGTGGCTGCGGACATCCCGTCAAATTGTGTCAATATGTCCGGTGTGGGTTACATTTACATGAGATACATTCTTTGAAGCATTGATAGGAGggattattatttatcaaaattatattataaataatttctgtagagccatcatattctacagcaCTGTATATTGGGTAAAGAAGACATAAGTAGTAACTCACATATACTGCTAGTTTGATCGGGAGGGATCATTtgaagtataaaaatgtataacttatttctttttaattaattaaaaaatgattgatttggttgttttttttttcccatctccCTGTCTTCAGTAATATAATTGCCGGGCTTTGCaagaaaaatggcaaaaagcTTACGCAGCAAGTGGAAGAGGAAAATGCGGGCcgaaaagaggaagaaaaatgcCCCTAAAGAGCTCACCCGTTTAAAGAATGTCCTGTCAAAAGTCAATGCCGATGTCTTGATGGAAGATGTGAAAGAGGTTGCGACTGTTGTGACTGCTGAGGAAGTTAAGGAAAAATCTGAAATGTTGGCGAATACGCCTGAAGGTGAGTGTCCTCAATATCTGATCTGTATATACctaaccccccctcccaaaaaacaCTTATTCTCTAAACACTTTTAGAAGCACCCACTAACTATTTCTTATGTGCATTTAATTACCAAAAATCCATCTTAgcatactttttaaaatattttattagcttAAGGGGCTAAAAGATGACCCTGACAGCCCCAgcatagaagaatgcataatacAGTACTTGTAGAGAGACACCTGGGGTTGaaactgccccccctcctccgtAGTCCAATTCAGTGGGATCTGAATTAACCCCCGCTCACAGCACTCGCTGAGTACTTTTTTCTGTGCACAAAAATATCGCTGTTTATACCACGGAAATTTAAAAGGGCCCCCTAGTTCATTATATGCCACCGCAGagctattttaataataaactcaTATTGGAGTCCGTTTTGGATGGATTCCACTTCATTTAACTGCCTGTACACAATCTTGTGCTTTGTACTTGACCCCCttgacccccccacccctaaAAACACTATTATCGCTGCATTCTATTGTTTTTACAGAGCTCAGGACAAGTTACAATTTTGTAAAACATTGCTAAAATATTGACTGGTCTTGTATGAGGTTGCTGGGCCCTGTTTGGTCCATGGGCCATATATTGGAGATCCCTGTTCTAGGCCTATATTGACATTTCTCCCAACTGTCCCTATTTATTCAGGACAGTCCCGTTTGTTGCATGTACagtctatgattgagaaaaatgaatttcttgtttttatttccttttatttgctaacccgccccccagttatgcacatttgcccgCAGtcttgccactctacccccccagaCCAATGCATTCCCAaacttgcccccccccatgatccagactctctggtgtctagtgggggtaGCCAGTGGACAACTGCGTGATGGGGGTAGACgccctctgctgctgcccggcacttgACAGATCGCTGGAAGGACATGTCGCACCGACgttccgtcatagaagccccagcggaagtgccgacagcagcggaggttgtctacgtccaTTGTGCAgaggttcaccggctgccagagatgagGATCCACATCTCCTGCAgagctgcggggatctggaacttagtcttatagtcagaactttatttgaggtttgattagaagacaacctcgaatacAAGacaaagggtatttttcagagcatttgctctgaaaaaaaccttcttatattagagcaaatacggtaacaaaacaaatatttatagtataatgtgttttcttttcctgAAACAATATAATTTGGCTGAGCACTGATTAGTCGGACGCGGTTCTCTGTTAAATTGGATGAGAACGTAGTGTATGAAAGATTGGAGAGGCTGTCTCATGGAGATCATAATTATGATTGTTGTGGGATACAATGTAAAGGAAAACAGCATTATACCTTAGATTCTGTTTTTTCCTGTAATTACATTATTGTGCATAAAAAGGCACAGCTTATTTCATAGTTACAGCGATATTGGGAAGCTGCGTTCTCCCTGTCTATTCACTTTAATAGCACTGAGTATACTAGAACACTAAAGACCATTTCCCATCAGTCCATAACTAAAGTGTGTTGGGTTTCTATGGGTATGGTATAGTATGTGGCAAATAACTGAAGCAAAGCCAGTGtgaattttcttctctcatacTAATAAGCCAGTTATTATTTCTGGACAGTTGCCTTTTTGTAATCCCACgtgtaaaatacacaaacaccgcaatttaagtatttaaaggcAAGAGGCCAAAGAACATTCTTCTTAGATGGgggtgtgaaaaataaaaaatcccttGAGTGTCatttatcttttaaaatattaacagcTCTGCTTTTAAATGCAAT includes the following:
- the LLPH gene encoding protein LLP homolog, giving the protein MAKSLRSKWKRKMRAEKRKKNAPKELTRLKNVLSKVNADVLMEDVKEVATVVTAEEVKEKSEMLANTPEGDSCSMDMDVKRNKRSLLNEHGQYPVWMNQRQQKKLRVQRGKKKGKAKSPKGLAW